Within Alteromonas sp. LMIT006, the genomic segment TGATGGTAGTATGTATCCTCCTGATTTGAACAGCTTCTTGACATTCAATCAATGCGCATGGCGCCAGCCTTACTTTTTGGAAGCGTGGTTGGACAATCGCCTAGTGGCTGTCGCGATTACGGACGAAGTGGCAAACGGATTATCCGCATTTTATACCTTTTTTGCTCCTGAGTTAGAAAAACGCTCTTTGGGTGGTTACATGATTTTGGCACAGATCGCTCAAGCACAACAGCTCGAACTGCCTTATCTGTATTTGGGTTATTACATCAACGAATGCGACAAAATGAATTACAAAACACAATACTCCGGCTATGAGTGGTTTAATGGTGAATATTGGTCTGATGAATCTCTCAAGCGCTAAATTAACGAAAGTATTACTTTACATATGAGTGAGTTTTCTGTATCTTCTGCGCGTTATTTTTGAGCAAATAAAGGTTTCTAAACTAGATGGCAAAAGAAGATTGTATTGAAATGGAAGGCACAGTGTTAGATACACTGCCAAACACTATGTTTCGTGTTGAATTAGAAAACGGACACGTTGTGACTGCCCACATTTCAGGCAAGATGCGTAAAAACTACATTCGTATCTTAACCGGTGACAAAGTTACCGTCGAAATTACGCC encodes:
- a CDS encoding arginyltransferase; its protein translation is MKFGLTSHFPCSYLPDREERLLVHVGEAQEGLVYDKLIQAGFRRSGEQMYRPHCARCNECKAIRINLAKYTPSRSQKRLINKNKDLNMLWRASENINLTDYFPLYADYISERHHDGSMYPPDLNSFLTFNQCAWRQPYFLEAWLDNRLVAVAITDEVANGLSAFYTFFAPELEKRSLGGYMILAQIAQAQQLELPYLYLGYYINECDKMNYKTQYSGYEWFNGEYWSDESLKR
- the infA gene encoding translation initiation factor IF-1, translated to MAKEDCIEMEGTVLDTLPNTMFRVELENGHVVTAHISGKMRKNYIRILTGDKVTVEITPYDLSKGRIIYRAR